One Coffea arabica chloroplast, complete genome genomic window carries:
- the rps8 gene encoding ribosomal protein S8 produces MGRDTVAEIITSIRNADMDKKRVVRITSTNITENIVKILLREGFIENARKHRENNKYFLVLTLRHRRNRKGPHRNIFNLKRISRPGLRIYANSQRIPRILGGMGIVIFSTSRGIMTDREARLEGIGGEILCYIW; encoded by the coding sequence ATGGGTAGGGACACTGTTGCTGAGATAATAACCTCTATACGAAATGCTGATATGGATAAAAAAAGAGTGGTTCGAATAACATCTACTAATATTACCGAAAATATCGTTAAAATACTTTTACGAGAAGGTTTTATCGAAAATGCGAGAAAACATCGAGAAAACAACAAATATTTTTTGGTTTTAACGCTGCGACATAGAAGGAACAGGAAAGGGCCCCATAGAAATATTTTTAATTTAAAACGGATCAGTCGACCCGGTCTACGAATTTATGCTAACTCTCAACGAATTCCTCGAATTTTAGGTGGGATGGGGATTGTAATTTTTTCTACTTCTCGAGGAATAATGACAGACCGAGAGGCTCGACTAGAAGGAATCGGTGGAGAAATTTTGTGTTATATATGGTAA
- the rpl14 gene encoding ribosomal protein L14: protein MIQPQTHLNVADNSGARELMCIRIIGASNRRYAHIGDVIVAVIKEAVPNMPLERSEVVRAVIVRTCKELKRDNGMIIRYDDNAAVVIDQEGNPKGTRIFGAIARELRQLNFTKIVSLAPEVL, encoded by the coding sequence ATGATTCAACCTCAAACCCATTTAAATGTAGCAGATAACAGCGGGGCTCGAGAATTGATGTGTATTCGAATCATAGGAGCTAGCAATCGTCGATATGCTCATATTGGTGATGTTATTGTTGCTGTGATCAAAGAAGCAGTACCAAATATGCCCCTAGAAAGGTCAGAAGTCGTCAGAGCTGTAATTGTGCGTACCTGTAAAGAACTCAAACGTGACAATGGTATGATAATACGATATGATGACAACGCTGCAGTTGTTATTGACCAAGAAGGAAATCCAAAAGGAACTCGAATTTTTGGCGCGATCGCCCGGGAGTTGAGACAATTAAATTTTACTAAAATAGTCTCATTAGCTCCCGAGGTATTATAA